The following proteins are co-located in the Camelina sativa cultivar DH55 chromosome 12, Cs, whole genome shotgun sequence genome:
- the LOC104732766 gene encoding serine/threonine-protein kinase HT1-like isoform X2 encodes MGSVTECYSNEVFELDPKWVVDPQHLFVGPKIGEGAHAKIYEGKYKNKTVAIKIVKRGESPEEIAKRESRFAREVSMLSRVQHKNLVEFIGACKEPIMVIVTELLLGGTLRKYLVSLRPGRLDMRLAVGFALDIARAMECLHSHGVIHRDLKPENLILTADYKTVKLADFGLAREESLTEMMTAETGTYRWMAPENLRPSADDLPGDLAMIVTSCWKEDPNYRPNFTEIIQMLLRCLSTFSAPELVPPSIKRVFSSENAVLPPESPGTCSLMAVRDGDQIPTDANLQQKQVRGSFFFCCFIE; translated from the exons ATGGGATCTGTAACTGAGTGTTACTCTAATGAAGTGTTTGAATTAGATCCTAAATGGGTCGTTGATCCTCAACATCTCTTTGTTGGTCCCAAGATTGGTGAAGGTGCTCATGCCAAAATTTATGAAGGAAA gtataaaaacaaaacagttgCTATTAAGATTGTTAAAAGAGGAGAATCTCCGGAAGAGATTGCGAAAAGAGAGAGCAGATTCGCAAGAGAGGTCTCTATGTTGTCTAGAGTTCAACACAAAAACTTGGTCGAG TTCATTGGAGCTTGCAAAGAACCAATCATGGTTATAGTCACCGAGCTTTTACTCGGTGGTACCTTGCGTAAATACCTTGTGAGTTTGCGTCCAGGGCGTTTGGACATGCGTTTAGCTGTTGGGTTTGCTCTTGATATTGCTCGGGCCATGGAATGCTTACACTCTCATGGAGTCATCCACCGTGATCTCAAACCAG AGAACTTAATCTTAACTGCAGATTATAAGACGGTTAAGCTAGCAGATTTCGGTTTAGCTAGAGAAGAATCATTAACCGAGATGATGACCGCAGAAACTGGTACATATCGTTGGATGGCTCCCGAG AACTTGAGGCCTAGCGCAGACGATTTACCAGGGGATTTAGCAATGATCGTAACATCTTGCTGGAAAGAAGATCCAAACTATCGACCAAACTTCACAGAGATTATTCAAATGCTTCTACGTTGCCTCTCCACATTCTCAGCACCTGAGCTTGTTCCTCCGTCCATTAAACGTGTATTCTCGTCCGAAAATGCGGTATTGCCACCAGAATCGCCTGGAACTTGCTCATTGATGGCTGTTAGAGACGGAGATCAGATTCCTACGGATGCAAACTTGCAGCAGAAACAAGTTAGAGGAAGCTTTTTCTTCTGCTGCTTTATAGAGTGA
- the LOC104732766 gene encoding serine/threonine-protein kinase HT1-like isoform X1: MGSVTECYSNEVFELDPKWVVDPQHLFVGPKIGEGAHAKIYEGKYKNKTVAIKIVKRGESPEEIAKRESRFAREVSMLSRVQHKNLVEFIGACKEPIMVIVTELLLGGTLRKYLVSLRPGRLDMRLAVGFALDIARAMECLHSHGVIHRDLKPENLILTADYKTVKLADFGLAREESLTEMMTAETGTYRWMAPELYSTVTLRHGEKKHYNHKVDAYSFAIVLWELIHNKLPFEGMSNLQAAYAAAFKNLRPSADDLPGDLAMIVTSCWKEDPNYRPNFTEIIQMLLRCLSTFSAPELVPPSIKRVFSSENAVLPPESPGTCSLMAVRDGDQIPTDANLQQKQVRGSFFFCCFIE, encoded by the exons ATGGGATCTGTAACTGAGTGTTACTCTAATGAAGTGTTTGAATTAGATCCTAAATGGGTCGTTGATCCTCAACATCTCTTTGTTGGTCCCAAGATTGGTGAAGGTGCTCATGCCAAAATTTATGAAGGAAA gtataaaaacaaaacagttgCTATTAAGATTGTTAAAAGAGGAGAATCTCCGGAAGAGATTGCGAAAAGAGAGAGCAGATTCGCAAGAGAGGTCTCTATGTTGTCTAGAGTTCAACACAAAAACTTGGTCGAG TTCATTGGAGCTTGCAAAGAACCAATCATGGTTATAGTCACCGAGCTTTTACTCGGTGGTACCTTGCGTAAATACCTTGTGAGTTTGCGTCCAGGGCGTTTGGACATGCGTTTAGCTGTTGGGTTTGCTCTTGATATTGCTCGGGCCATGGAATGCTTACACTCTCATGGAGTCATCCACCGTGATCTCAAACCAG AGAACTTAATCTTAACTGCAGATTATAAGACGGTTAAGCTAGCAGATTTCGGTTTAGCTAGAGAAGAATCATTAACCGAGATGATGACCGCAGAAACTGGTACATATCGTTGGATGGCTCCCGAG CTTTATAGTACGGTCACATTGAGGCATGGCGAGAAAAAACACTATAACCATAAGGTAGATGCATACAGCTTCGCCATCGTCTTGTGGGAGCTTATCCACAACAAGTTACCTTTTGAAGGCATGTCAAATCTCCAAGCTGCTTACGCTGCTGCATTTAAG AACTTGAGGCCTAGCGCAGACGATTTACCAGGGGATTTAGCAATGATCGTAACATCTTGCTGGAAAGAAGATCCAAACTATCGACCAAACTTCACAGAGATTATTCAAATGCTTCTACGTTGCCTCTCCACATTCTCAGCACCTGAGCTTGTTCCTCCGTCCATTAAACGTGTATTCTCGTCCGAAAATGCGGTATTGCCACCAGAATCGCCTGGAACTTGCTCATTGATGGCTGTTAGAGACGGAGATCAGATTCCTACGGATGCAAACTTGCAGCAGAAACAAGTTAGAGGAAGCTTTTTCTTCTGCTGCTTTATAGAGTGA